A section of the Ovis canadensis isolate MfBH-ARS-UI-01 breed Bighorn chromosome 1, ARS-UI_OviCan_v2, whole genome shotgun sequence genome encodes:
- the PRPF38B gene encoding pre-mRNA-splicing factor 38B, which produces MANNSPALTGNSQPQHQAAAAAAQQQQQCGSGGTTKPAVSGKQGNVLPLWGNEKTMNLNPMILTNILSSPYFKVQLYELKTYHEVVDEIYFKVTHVEPWEKGSRKTAGQTGMCGGVRGVGTGGIVSTAFCLLYKLFTLKLTRKQVMGLITHTDSPYIRALGFMYIRYTQPPTDLWDWFESFLDDEEDLDVKAGGGCVMTIGEMLRSFLTKLEWFSTLFPRIPVPVQKNIDQQIKTRPRKIKKDGKEGTEEIDRHAERRRSRSPRRSLSPRRSPRRSRSRSHHREGHGSSSFDRELEREKERQRLEREAKEREKERRRSRSIDRGLERRHSRSRERHRSRSRSRDRKGDRRDRDREREKENERGRRRDRDYDKERGNDREKERSRERSKERRSRGEVEEKKHKEDKDDRRHRDDKKDSKKERKHSRSRSRERKHRSRSRSRNAGKRSRSRSKEKSSKHKNDSKEKSNKRSRSGSQGRTDSVEKRKREHSPSKEKSRKRSGSKERSHKRDHSDSKDQSDKRDRRRSQSIETESQEKQHKDKEETV; this is translated from the exons ATGGCTAACAACAGCCCGGCGCTGACAGGCAACTCGCAGCCGCAGCACCAGGCGGCAGCGGCCgcagcccagcagcagcagcagtgcggcAGCGGCGGCACCACCAAGCCGGCAGTCTCGGGCAAGCAGGGCAATGTGCTGCCGCTGTGGGGCAACGAAAAGACTATGAACCTCAACCCCATGATCTTGACCAATATCCTGTCGTCGCCTTACTTTAAAGTGCAGCTGTACGAGCTCAAGACCTACCACGAGGTGGTGGACGAGATCTACTTTAAG GTCACGCATGTTGAACCATGGGAGAAAGGAAGCAGGAAAACAGCTGGCCAAACAGGGATGTGCGGAGGG GTTCGAGGTGTTGGAACAGGAGGAATTGTTTCTACAGCTTTTTGCCTGTTATACAAATTATTTACTCTGAAATTAACTCGCAAGCAAGTGATGGGTCTTATAACACACACAGACTCTCCATATATTAGAGCCCTTGGATTTATGTATATAAG GTACACACAGCCCCCTACAGATCTGTGGGACTGGTTTGAATCCTTCCTTGATGATGAAGAG gACCTAGATGTGAAGGCTGGTGGAGGCTGCGTAATGACCATTGGTGAAATGCTGCGATCTTTTCTCACAAAACTGGAGTGGTTTTCTACTTTGTTTCCGAGAATTCCGGTTCCGGTTCAGAAAAATATTGATCAACAGATTAAAACCAGGCCAAGGAAAATCAAGAAGGACGGAAAGGAAGGCACTGAGGAAATAGACAGACATGCTGAGCGCAGACGCTCAAG GTCTCCAAGGAGATCACTGAGTCCACGAAGGTCCCCGAGAAGATCCAGAAGTAGAAGCCATCATCGAGAAGGCCATGGGTCTTCTAGTTTTGACCGAGaattagaaagagagaaagaacgcCAGCGACTAGAGCGTGAAgccaaagaaagggagaaagaaaggcgAAGATCCCGGAGTATTGATCGGGGGCTAGAACGCAGACATAGCAGGAGTAGGGAAAGACATAGAAGCCGTAGTCGGAGTCGTGATAGAAAAGGGGATAGAAGGGACAGGGAtcgggaaagagagaaagaaaacgaGAGAGGTAGAAGACGAGACCGTGACTATGATAAGGAAAGAGGTAATGACCGAGAAAAGGAGCGATCACGAGAACGGTCCAAGGAGCGGAGAAGTAGGGGTGaggtagaagaaaagaaacataaagaagACAAAGATGACAGGCGACACAGAGATGACAAAAAAGACTCCAAGAAGGAGAGAAAACATAGTAGAAgtagaagcagagaaagaaaacacagaagtagGAGTAGAAGTAGAAACGCAGGGAAACGGAGTAGAAGCAGGAGCAAAGAGAAATCAAGTAAACACAAAAATGACagtaaagaaaaatcaaacaaacgaAGTAGAAGTGGCAGTCAAGGAAGAACTGACAGTGTTGAGAAAAGAAAACGAGAACATAGCCCCAGCAAAGAAAAATCTAGGAAGCGCAGCGGAAGCAAAGAACGTTCCCACAAACGAGATCACAGCGATAGCAAGGACCAGTCTGACAAACGTGATCGCCGAAGGAGCCAAAGCATAGAAACAGAGAGCCAAGAAAAACAACATAAAGACAAGGAGGAGACTGTGTGA